Proteins from a genomic interval of Oreochromis aureus strain Israel breed Guangdong linkage group 6, ZZ_aureus, whole genome shotgun sequence:
- the LOC120440475 gene encoding uncharacterized protein K02A2.6-like → MQIDTGSKASLVSYNVYRKCLKHLPLKPSDTVSKGYTGHRVPMKGMTEVIVQCNDQTAKLPVYVTQKNCPAIMGHVWLKAIRLNWQEVRKLSHGSSQLQAILGKHKEVFREELGSMKKITLKLHLKPDSKPVFMMARPVPYAIRPKVESNLDALVKNGVLEPVTTSEWATPIVPVPKKDEGIRICGDFKVSVNPVLTAEQYPLPLTDDLFAGLSGGQKFSKIDLNQAYLQMHVEEQSREMLTINTHKGLFRYCRLPFGITSAPALFQRAIDQILSGLPGVQCYLDDILCTGADDEEHLRNLDATLQRLKEYGLRVRKEKCDFFQSSVEYLGHVSDANGLHAAPSKITAIVDAPPPQNVSQLKSFLGLLNYYGRFIPNLASLLKPLHNLLRKEEAWKWTASCQEAFQKAKDSLTASEVLTHFNPKFPIQLACDASPYGVGAVISHILPNGEERPIAFASRTLNTAETNYAQLEREALSIVFGVRKFHQYLYGRRFTLLTDHRPLTTILGPYTGIPSLAAFRLQRWALILSGHGLSRLPLPVKKPDSDTVEILYFREVETAPVSAVQVKRASRNDPVLSAVMDWIIKGLPAGEDVDLKAFLGKRAELSVQAGCLLWGRRVIIPLSLQTKLLKQLHAGHSGIVRMKEIARSYFWWPNMDKQIEEIAKNGSSCHKVRNNPPLAPLHPWEFPQEPWHRVHIDFAGPYEDKMFLVAVDAHSKWPEVTIMKSTTTEKTIEALGEMFSRFGSPTQIVSDNGPQLVSQEMEAFLQANGVQHITSAPYHPATNGLAERFVQTMKHALKTSQGQGTLHQRLHKFLLNYRNSPHATTRTSPK, encoded by the exons ATGCAGATTGACACAGGTTCAAAAGCATCATTAGTGTCATATAATGTCTACAGGAAGTGTCTGAAGCACCTTCCACTCAAACCCTCCGACACAGTTTCTAAAGGATATACTGGACATCGAGTGCCTATGAAAGGAATGACAGAGGTGATTGTTCAATGCAATGACCAAACTGCTAAGCTGCCTGTGTATGTTACGCAGAAGAACTGCCCTGCTATAATGGGACATGTGTGGCTCAAAGCAATCAGACTCAACTGGCAAGAAGTGAGAAAGCTGTCGCATGGTTCCTCTCAGCTGCAGGCCATACTGGGAAAGCACAAAGAGGTTTTTCGTGAGGAACTGGGCAGcatgaaaaaaattacattgaAGCTGCATCTCAAACCTGACAGCAAACCAGTCTTTATGATGGCTAGACCTGTGCCGTACGCCATTCGGCCCAAGGTGGAGTCTAACTTAGACGCATTGGTCAAGAATGGTGTTCTGGAGCCGGTTACAACCAGCGAGTGGGCCACGCCTATCGTCCCGGTTCCTAAAAAGGACGAAGGAATCCGGATCTGCGGAGACTTCAAGGTATCCGTGAATCCTGTCTTAACAGCAGAGCAGTATCCCCTCCCTCTGACTGATGACTTATTTGCTGGCCTGAGTGGGGGACAAAAGTTCAGCAAAATAGATCTCAACCAGGCTTACCTGCAAATGCACGTTGAAGAGCAGTCACGTGAAATGTTGACTATCAACACACATAAGGGACTTTTCAGATACTGCAGGTTGCCTTTTGGCATCACATCAGCTCCAGCATTGTTTCAGCGAGCGATTGATCAAATCCTGAGCGGATTACCTGGTGTGCAGTGTTACCTGGATGATATCCTGTGTACAGGAGCAGATGATGAAGAACATCTGCGCAACCTGGATGCGACCCTTCAGAGACTGAAGGAATACGGATTGAGAGTCCGTAAGGAGAAATGTGACTTTTTCCAGTCATCTGTGGAATATCTAGGGCACGTGAGTGATGCAAATGGACTACACGCTGCACCTTCGAAGATCACAGCAATTGTGGATGCACCCCCACCACAAAATGTCAGCCAGCTAAAGTCTTTCTTAGGACTGTTGAACTACTATGGACGGTTCATACCCAACTTGGCATCACTCCTGAAACCACTGCATAACCTGCTACGCAAGGAGGAAGCATGGAAGTGGACAGCAAGCTGTCAAGAGGCTTTTCAAAAGGCAAAGGATTCACTGACTGCATCTGAGGTGCTAACCCACTTCAATCCTAAGTTCCCAATTCAGCTTGCCTGTGATGCTTCTCCCTATGGGGTAGGGGCAGTGATTTCCCACATTCTCCCAAACGGCGAAGAAAGGCCAATTGCCTTCGCATCAAGGACATTAAACACGGCAGAGACCAACTATGCTCAGCTGGAACGAGAGGCTCTGAGCATTGTATTTGGTGTTCGGAAATTTCACCAGTATTTGTACGGTAGGAGGTTTACACTGTTAACTGACCATAGACCTCTCACAACCATCCTGGGACCCTACACAGGGATTCCATCTCTTGCTGCTTTTCGTCTCCAGAGGTGGGCGTTGATATTGTCAGGAC ATGGGTTGTCCAGGTTACCTCTCCCTGTTAAAAAACCCGACTCTGACACTGTTGAGATCCTCTACTTCAGGGAGGTAGAGACAGCACCGGTTTCGGCTGTGCAGGTGAAAAGGGCGTCCAGAAATGACCCTGTGTTGTCAGCAGTGATGGACTGGATCATTAAGGGTCTTCCTGCAGGTGAGGATGTAGACTTGAAGGCCTTCCTTGGAAAGCGGGCGGAGCTTTCTGTTCAGGCGGGATGTTTGCTGTGGGGGAGGAGAGTCATTATTCCCCTGTCACTTCAAACAAAACTGTTGAAGCAACTTCATGCAGGACACAGTGGAATAGTGAGAATGAAGGAAATAGCGAGAAGCTATTTTTGGTGGCCAAATATGGACAAACAGATTGAGGAGATTGCTAAAAACGGTTCATCGTGTCATAAGGTCCGGAACAACCCACCACTTGCTCCTCTCCATCCCTGGGAGTTCCCACAGGAGCCATGGCATCGTGTGCACATTGACTTTGCAGGTCCATACGAGGACAAAATGTTTCTTGTAGCTGTTGATGCACACAGTAAATGGCCTGAAGTGACCATCATGAAATCAACCACCACTGAGAAGACCATAGAAGCACTAGGAGAAATGTTCAGTAGGTTTGGATCTCCTACACAGATAGTCTCTGACAATGGACCTCAACTGGTTTCACAGGAAATGGAGGCTTTCCTGCAGGCTAATGGAGTGCAGCACATTACATCAGCTCCATACCATCCTGCAACGAATGGTCTTGCAGAAAGGTTTGTTCAGACAATGAAACATGCACTGAAAACATCGCAAGGCCAAGGAACACTGCATCAGAGACTGCACAAGTTTCTGCTTAACTACCGGAACAGTCCACATGCAACCACAAGGACATCTCCCAAGTGA